A stretch of DNA from Cydia fagiglandana chromosome 24, ilCydFagi1.1, whole genome shotgun sequence:
gttgtcatgggtgtcgttttataggttttagggggccctgatttcgaaaatgatgaccattttggaatccaaaatggcggccatgcagtatgtcattaaagtcgtcatggctgtcgttttataggttttagggagcgcagatttcgaaaataataactattttggaatccaagatggcggccatgcactatgttaaaagtcgacatggatgtcgttttgttggtcatggtcatcattttcgaaatctgctcttcctaacaactataaatcaacatctatgacggcttatatgacaaagtgcacggcagacatcttggaatccaaaatggtcatcattttcgaattctgcactccctaaaatctataaaacgatatccatgacgacttttatgacaaagtgcacggcacacatcttggattccaaactggtcatcattttcgaaatcggcacttcctaaaatctataaaacgatatatattcatgacgacttttatgacaaaatacgtagccgtcatcttggattataaaatgatcatcgttttcgaattctgcactccctaaaacctataaatcgacatccgtgacgacgcaagttatctttattttcagatctaacaaattgctacagaatacaaaggacaaaaaaagaagcgaggaggtaatgaaacaagcaaaaatacagatgattcctcgacgcaatgggatgcttcttaaattgtgtccagatttttttgtcataaaagtttttatttttcacgtattactctcacaagttccgtgacatttcgaccttgtaattttttaagtaaatgtttttgcttatctgtgaggatctcactagaataatataatcaaggtatgtttatatttgatgattgaaatagtaacgcaaaaaaaaattatatttgtgtcttatattcctgccgaagacttttatttttccttttccttctacacaagtttggtcaagtaataagaatttagggctctcaattttattttgacttctacaacagtaaagctacgaggccatgtttggtatcgttttcgtataaattcgcagtaccaaatttagttatggtatcacattgacaccattccaaagtaaaaacataaaaacttactttcttttaaactcctcttcacgcttaaactgctgaacagttttaatttaaatttagtacacatatattttgagtcccgagacaggacataataagttatctcaaaattCATCCTTCAaaagtgtgaaatgaggtgtaggggggaattcagaattgacttcttgaagttaatactgtttaagtttaggtttgaagtcatgtttttttatcatttttaactaaatcaaagatgtagaccatcccaaatataatataaatcggttcagcggttattgatttcccgtacaaatttccacgccacttttcacaccttcaaaagatgatttcggttataagatctatcctatgtcctgttccgggacgcaaactatttctataccaaatttcaacgaaatcggttcagcggttaagcgtcaagaggagtttaaaaaaaccgaccaagtgcgagtcggactcgcgtattaagggttccgtacattaagtccgactcgcgcttgactgcacatttctaataggttttcctgtcatctataggtaaagaactattttgtgtattcagacagacagacatacagacgcacgagtgatcctataaggattccgttttttgcttttgaggtacggaaccctaaaaagattttttttaattttgtggaatggtgtcaatgtgatatcttaaatggattcagcaacccagatttatacgaaaacgataccatacacggcctagcaccttcactgatgtagatatatcaagataaaattgagagccctaaataaactttcaagagcggatatctcaaaaactattcaacatatcgaaaaaattgaccgaataaacttgtaacaaattaaattaactttcattttgtataagtggccatgtcgctaagatgcatagtttccgagatataatcgaaaaaccggaaaatgggaccttcaaagccgcctctcttccccccgctcaagggctacggccggggacttttgatatgttcacctcctaacttgtccaaaccaagttacagagtcaaaaattgtgttccgagcatttccctctacaacttttttgagcattcgttggctgacctaagtagcttattgcatttctttaaaaacttttctgtaaaaggttgacgggtgttgggtgtttatatggttttggtcgattattatcatttgcatcgcccacgatgacttactagaattacttacgagcacacgagacactaatagtagtttgacaaaccttggttttcaagaggtattttatattgacatttgctgtcacaaatttgctgtcagatttagtcgcaaaccgcacgcaaagtgcacacaaatgtgtcgacaccttgttacggaaaagtgtacacacggcgacgacactttgtttcgaaacaattctagacacattgtgtggactctgttacgacacatctgacatttagttaccactttgatgattctgcgactggaatggttatatgggcaataaatgttactatgaaacatgatgtctgaaattaataaaatgcattgttttcatatcctttaatttaatttagtcagttttcgaagagaccagcatttttagggttccgtacccaaagggtaaaacgggaccctattactaagactctgctgtccgtccgtctgtccatccatccgtccgtccgtccgtctgtcaccaggctgtatctcaggaaccgtgatagctagacagttgaaattctgttgccgctataataagtaacaagaaatactaaaacagaataaaataaagatttaagtggggctcccatacaacaaacgtgatttttgagtagtaaatatcaaatggcattccgcacaggagtaatctaagtaacgccccctgcgggttcaaacctacaacgtcctgatagaaagtcgtacatacctacgctacatgtgacattatcttcaaaaattatatgtataaactaatgcgaaattaacataaaaccagaagacacaaattaataatagaaatgaaacccaaaaaaaaaacaaaaagctgtataATCTCTAGGtacgtacgactgagatttgaacccgcggtcgctgctttgaaaagcaaacgcctgttactgagaccacgacgtgccttgacaattggctctaaattcggcttcagttagcttttgctatgtgtatgtgtcgtcttgacgattctgttaaaagaaataatttgcagtaagttgaccgagaggctcctgtcaaatggttgaagggcaaaacgtgagatagatgtatgtgatgacaagactgtactgctttcgatgattgtcaaaatgtaaacctgaaattagcatggctatcttttattcaatattcgaccatacttgtatgctttaaagtctatttttccatattgttcagatatatttgacacgttgaccgcttagataccattggttttttgacagctaaggtatcaatgacttgttgtaagtgtagaaattaatgaatagcgactgttaacatatttgtgacacgttgagcgctcacaagtaaatactaccatgacagtcaacaactttttgacagtttaaacgtttacctctctttgagcacctggagtgtatagcgacttctgctgctgactgtacggtaaaacatattaataagtttaaatcttgcttaaaacttaataggtacttattaggcCTATATCTTATTAAAATTTATGGTTCATTTATGTAATGGGttgttatttaaaatgtatggagtgagcactctaagCTTCATTATTCTCTATATGACTCAGACATATAGGAACCTATATTTACATCGCTGTAGCTTTTTAggcttaaattaaaatacttacatacataatacatcAGACACAAGCCTAAAATCCTTTCTTTGAGGTAAACACAAGATTTGAGGCTTAGTCTAGGTTCTATATTCAAAATCTGAAGCTCTCAAACCAGGTTTTTAGGAAATTTAGAAAACTTAGTACCTTAGAACAAAAGAAAAGTATCATTGTTGCACAGTAGGTAATCGTAAACATTGAATCCattcatatttttaaaagtacatatttttataaacgTATGGGTTCAAATTTAGCGTCCATGTTCGCTAGTAGGTATACCGTCACGCTCCGTGATGTTGCgtcatttagggtcctagctgaattagttgttcaatacttacgctatagaattttcaatgtagcaagaaccctaaatggcataacaatcccgtgtggtgactgtacctcaCAAAACTGTAGGCAAGTTCATATTAAGCGTAAGATAAGAAAAATAGACGATGGGCCTTCCTTGGCGCAGGTACCTTATGTGCGTTTTGCTTCAGTGTTTAAACTAgggatgcaacggatagttgtttggccggataccggatattcggcctgatatcggccgaatatccggtatccggcagcAGAATATTCGGGCAGTGGAActaactatacagggtgattccggggtcgtggagcaagcgatcaaggcatgtgTTGTGAAAACTGTGTTGAGTTGGCAACACTACTGTACTCGTTGAAAAAAAGTAAGAAGAGATTATTGTCTACGATTGTTTTATTGATACTGTTTGATACATTGGTGGCGTCCATTTATAAGATGTTGTGATATGCGTTTGTTAACCGTGCAAATTATAATTAACTATTTAACAGAAGATTGGTATTTCAATTTAGAGAAGATCCTTAACAAGTGGCGACCGTTGGAAAAGAGCGCATTATTACAACAAAGGGTGCGCACTACAGGCACTACGGCGTATCAAAATGGCGGAGTATATAAAAGCAGACCGCGAACGAAAACAAATTCGTCGATTGTTCAATAGAACAGCAACTGCGCTGGAACAAAAAATACTAGAACAGGATGTCAGCGCGGTGGAAGTGGACTTCTTATATTTAACGGAAAAATTCAATCGCTTGCGAGTGCTCGACGAAGTCATACAGAATTTGCAGGCGGCGAAGACAGATTTCGATGAAGAGGAGTTCACTAAGGAAGTGGATGAGGCAGAAGAATTTCTGACGAAATACGTGTACTTCAAACATAAGTATCACATTTTGAAGCCGGACGTCAAAGAGACTAATCATACGATGACGATGACGGCCGTCCCAGAAAACAAGAAAAACTTCAAACTTCCAAAAATAGAAATTAAGAAATTCGACGATGACCCCAAAAAATGGATTCAGTTTTGGGGCCAATATAAGAAGATACATGAGGACCGCAGCATCACAGAAGAGGACAAGTTCCAGTACTTACTTCAGAGCTTGAAGGATGACTCGAATGCCCGTGTCTTAGTGGAGAGCTTCCCACCCTCTGCAGGCAATTACCCGAAGGCTCTTGAACAGCTGAAGAACCGGTATGGACGAGAAGAAATGTTAGTGGAGGTGTACATCCGAGAACTGTTAAATATGGTGCTCGCACAAGTTCGTGGTGAACTCGTCTTAGACTTAAGGACCTTACATGATAGAATTAGTACATACCTGCATGCTCTGGAAACGTTGAAAGTAACTAAAGATAGGTATGATGCAATGCTTTTTCCTTTAATTGAATCGGCTATGCCCGAACAAGTTCTGTTAGCATACAGTAGGGCGCAGTCACAAAGTACACAATTAAATCAGGGCTCAGAACGATTGGCACAGTTGTTGAAGTTCCTTGAAAATGAAGTACAAGCAGAGGAGAGGATTAGGCTTGCTAGATCCGATTTCATTTCTAGCAAGTCTCCCAAGACAGTGTCCGGATCAGACATTCAACCGACAGCGACATGCCTTACAACAAAGGTAACAATGGAGAGAGGTAAGGAATGTTGTTATTTTTGTGATAAGGAGAATCATACAGTGAATGAGTGCAGTAAGGGGGTAGATTTGACCTTGGATGAGAAAaaagaattaattaaaaagaaaggtGGGTGTTATATATGTCTAAAGCGGGGTCATATGGCAAAACAATGTAGagcatttttaaaatgtatagcATGTAAAAGAAGGCATTTAGTTGTATTATGTCCAGATTTGCATAGCGAAAAGAATAAAGACATTGAAGTATCGAAAAAACCAAATGAaaatgtcactttgtgtcaggATATAACAACCACTCTGTTACAGACAGTGGTTGCAGTGGTTGAATACGGAGGCAAGAAAAAGAAGGTGAGGATTCTTATTGATGGTGGTTCACAGCGGACATATATCAAGACTAGCCTGGCTGAAGAACTGAATCTAAAGGTAATAGGTCAAGAGCAGATTGGACACACATTGTTTGGGGCAATACAAACAGAACCTGAGGTCTACAACAAATACGAATTTAAGGTGAGTTCATTAGACAATTCCTCTGATATTACCATAAAAGCTCTTGCTAAAAACACTACACTTTGTGGTGTTCTGCCTAAAGTGGATGATAAGAAAGTTATGCAGAAACTCAACAATTTGAATGTACAATTATCAGACATTGAAAATGACATAGTTGACATTGGCATATTGATAGGGTCAGATTACATGGGTGCAGTAATATCAGGCACAATAATATATCTTGAAAACAATTTGTTTGCCATGAAAACAAAGCTGGGATGGACGCTACAAGGTCCTACATTAAGTGCTTATAGCTGTACAGTACTACAAACATGTTTCTcacaaacaaataatattacAGACTTGTGGAGCATAGAGCTCTTAGGAATTAAAGACCCACAAGAAAAGAGGGAACAGgaagaaatattaaaaagttttaatgataatatttcAGAGGCTGAGTCAGGCAGATATGAAGTGAACCTGCTGTGGAAAGAAGACACTCCAGACTTAAAACCGAACTATGACCAAGCATTCAAGAGACTTCAAATAACGTCAAAGAAGCTTGAGAAAACAGGAAATCTACAGGCTTATGATGAGGTTTTCCAAGAATGGGAAAAAGAAGGAATTATCGAAGAGGTCAAAGATGATGATAAAGGAAAAGGCCATTATCTAGCCCACCGACCTGTTATCAAGATGTCGAGCAACACCACTAAAGTGAGACCAGTTTATGATGCATCAATGAAAGATCAGAATGGATGGTCATTGAACGACTGCATGGACAAAGGTATAAATTTAATTGAGTTCATCCCGAAGTTATTAATCTTATTCAGGAAGAGTGCCTTCGGAATCACATCTGATATCAAAAAAGCCTTCTTAAACATATCAATAAAAGAAGAAGACAGAGATTTCTTAAAGTTCCTTTGGTGGAAAAATACAGAACTGTGTAAAGATGTAGTAACATATCGGCATCAACGAGTAGTTTTTGGTCTGACATGTAGCCCTTTTATTTTAGCGGCCATAATTAACTACCATTTAGAGAAATGCCCAGGAAACTACAAAGAGACCGCACAGAAACTAAAAGAGTCATTCTACGTAGATAATTGTGTGACAAGTGTGGAAACCGAAGACCAAATGAACAAATTTATTGCAGAGTCAAAAGAACTAATGAACATGGGAAAATTCGACCTTCGAGGATGGGTAACAGCTCCAAAAAGAATAGATGACACGATTACCGTACCGGTTTTAGGTATGATATGGAACACTGCACAAGATGACTTAGAGTGTAGTGTAAACCTGAAACACGGAATCAAAGACAGAATAACTAAGAGAGAGCTGCTATCTATAACCCAGCAAGTATTTGACCCGCTTGGATTGGTCTCTCCGGTCACCTTGATACCTAAACTTATAACACAGAAAGCATGGCTGAATAATACAGGATGGGATGAACCAATTCCAGAAGAATTAGAAAAAGAGTTCAAAGAGTGGTTAGACACACTGCACTATATTAACCAATGTCGATTTCCCAGACGTCTGACTAGTGCACCAATTGAAGAATGCGAAACTAGTGTCCATGTGATGTGTGATGCTAGTAAAGATGCATATGCAGGATGCATTTTTCTACGTACGCAGCATGGTGATCAAGTCAATGTCCAACTAGTGTTAGCTAAGAGTCGAGTAACACCAACCAAAAGAAAGATGAGTCTACCAAGAGCTGAACTGATGGGTTGTCTAATTGCTTCAAGACTGTTCACAGAAGTTGTTAATTCTGGTCTACTGACTCTATGTAAGAACTATGAAGTTTTTTGTTGGACTGATTCGGCTGTAGCCTGGGCATGGCTGAAAAGACAGAAATCTTGGAAACCTTTTGTCAGTAACCGGGTCACAGAAATCTGCAAGAACACAAAAAAGGAAGATTGGTACCACTTACCTGGAAACGCCAACCCTGCTGATCTGCCATCTCGCGGCTGTGATGCAAGAACGCTGCTCGAAAGTCGCTGGTGGGAAGGCCCACAATGGCTTAGACTAGAAAAAGATAAGTGGCCAAAATCAAACATCAATGACATCCCTATTGACGAGAAAGCTGTATGTGACGAAGAGATAAAGAGAGCAACAATAAATGTCGACACAAACACACTACCTTTTAGTAAAAGATTGATGTATTTTTCAAAGTACAATAAAATAGTCAGACTTGTTGCATGGCTATTAAGAATGAATCCTACATTGAGACACCGATTTTCGTCAAGAAAAGAAGATATAGGAAATGATGAATATAGATATGCTGAACTAGTCTTGACAAGGTTGGTACAAAAAGAAAGTTTTGAAGACAAAGCTAACATACCAAGAAAGTTACGTACAGAAGTAGACGAAAACGGCATAATAAAAGTGAAGACAAGATTAGATTTCAGTAACGAGAGTAAAGACTTCATTTGTCCAGTACTATTATCTGGAAAGAATGAAATAGTACAAAGATTAGTTTTATACAGACACCTGAAGCTGAACCATGCAGGTACTTTAACAATGATGACAGATCTAAGAAATACCTATTGGATATTAAATATAAGACGTCTGTCTAAGAAAATTGTAGCACAGTGCATTATATGTAAAAGATACAAATGTAAAAGTTATAGAGTACCTGAAGCCCCACTACCTACGGATCGAACAGAAGCTACAGCAGCTTTTCAAGTAACCGGAATCGATCTAGCAGGACCTCTGTATCTCATACACAATCAAAAATGCTGGATTGTACTATTTACATGTGCCACATACCGAGCAATACACCTTGAATTGGTAGAATCACTGTCGACGGCTAGTTTCATCATGGCACTAAGGAGATTTCTAGCAAGGAGAGGAAGAGTAAGTGTGATTTGGACAGATAATGGCACCAATTTTCAAGGAACAGCAAATTTACTACAGAACATAGACTGGGCTAAAGTAGAAAGTAGTACTGCCTCACAAAGCATTCAGTGGAAATTTATACCACCAGGTTCTCCGTGGTGGGGAGGATGGTGGGAACGCATAATTCGGGTAGTAAAAGAAATGCTGCGAAGAATCTTGGGTAAAGCATCAGTAAATTGGATAGAATTATCTACAATAATATGTGACTGTGAAGCTACCATCAACAGCCGGCCGATAACATACATAGAGACAGAAGATGACTCATTGAGACCGCTAACTCCTCAAATGTTTCTTCAAGGCTTAAGTAACAATGAAACTCCTGACCTCGATAAGATTGATGCCGAGAATCTCGGTCAAAGGTACCAGTACTTACAGAAGCTAAGACAGGATTTCAGACAACGTTTTAAGACAGAGTATTTGTCGCTACTGTCAAGTAAGAATTACAGGAATGACGTCAAGGAGCCTCAAGTAGGGGATGTCGTGCTGATCGAGACGGACATGACCAGACTTCATTGGCCGATTGGAGTAATAGAGAAAGTCTATGTTGGGAATGACGGATTCACGCGGGTTGCTAAGGTAAGGACAGGTACAGGAGCTAAGGTAAGAGCTTGTCAAAAACTCTACCCCCTCGAGCTATCAGCTGACTCCCTAAAAGAGGTAGAGACGGGTAAGTTAGATCTTATTACTGAACCAGGTGTTAGTAGGGACGCAACagaacccagttctgatgacaGCCCTAATCCTATTCCTGTCGAAACGCGAAGAGGCCGCGTTATAAAAATACCTCAAAGGTATTTGAATTAATTTCACTTAAAATTGTTTATTGTTTGCCATTTAATATTAAGTGTTATGTGCCAATCGTTGCGAGCCAAGGTTAGTGCTCTATTGTCTGTTGAGATAATTATATGTCGATTATTATGTTGTTTTTAAGTTTCCCATTTTTCTTGCCTGTGGGAGGATGTTGTGAAAACTGTGTTGAGTTGGCAACACTACTGTACTCGTTGAAAAAAAGTAAGAAGAGATTATTGTCTACGATTGTTTTATTGATACTGTTTGATACATTGGTGGCGTCCATTTATAAGATGTTGTGATATGCGTTTGTTAACCGTGCAAATTATAATTAACTATTTAACAGAAGATTGGTATTTCAATTTAGAGAAGATCCTTAAcagcatgatacacaagcccatactgaacaacttttactatgggaccaactccgaaatcgcgaaaaaaaaaattggtagtttcatacatttcggccgatcacatgttgtcgtgttctatgggaaggccagttttttttcgcgatttcggatttggtcccatagtaagccagcgatcaaggcataatacagtgatcggccgaaatgtatgaaactaccaatttttttttcgcgatttcggagttggtcccatagtaaaagttgttcagtatgggcttgtgtatcatgccttgatcgcttgctccacgaccccggaatcaccctgtatataccttacatttcggtttttcaggtgcgcattctgcaggtttgacctgtttcctagtgaacgttctcgcggacacatttcttttctaggttcgaaatgagtgcgcgtgcaagtcagtggaatgtttaaattgtgttaaaataataaacaagtacgattatgatcgtgtctgattcttaaatccaatttgtttactccaaaatcaagcaatgttacggatagtattcggccggatagtaggtcactaaccggtatccggccggataataaATTAATGTCTGGGTaggccggataccagatagtaaccggatatccagTGCATCTCTAGTTTAAACTCGATACAACACTAACCATTGATATATATCTCAGGACCTTACGGGCACAATggtgctagttcagcggtgtcactcacgaattcgagccaatcgtgcagtatAACGCatctagttgcgaccaatctcgcgcgtgatgcgaactcatcaaccaatcgcgttgtagcggtgtcatactgctgtactggccccattcttattgcccgtaagacCAGTCCTGACAATGACACTAACCCGTTGTGTCGGCCGGTGTGGTGTCAGGTCCAGAGGACGATTCAGGCCCAGGGGTGGGGGAGGCGGCTGATGGAGTGGACCCAGGTTATCAGCAGGCGAAACTGCTGCCGTGAAGGGCGTCGGACCGGCTTTCTGGAGGAAGGGAAATAAGGAATGGGAGAGATGTTACTAGTTGTCTATCCCTTTGAACGCAAGAGGGCCtcgctacggcgcaaacgattcgcaccttggctaggccctcAGGAATCCTTAAAGGCATCGTACAGTCAAGTGTACAAATATAAGTGTAGACAattaacttactcaaaaatatgtcccatagcaaGGTATTCTCGATAAATCCAAGTATTTACCAATTAATCCAGCTTTGGTGATTCATTGGAAGACAAGGTGTAGTTGGCTTGGTCTTGgctcttgggtcgtcccattcgtttattgtcaagttcttaaattagtcccattctgctttcgtcacccaacaacattctacattcgtcaagTTCATCGGTGGTCTTTGTCATCTTTggttatatttaattttgttgtttgCCTTTTTCTTATTCCGGCTCATTCCGGTATTCGTCTTGTCTTCTTTGGACATGTTCGATGTTAGTCAATTTCTTTGGTCTTATCctaatttttcttatttagcCTTTTTTGAAATTGGACACATTCTCTATTTGTCCCGTTAAATATTCGTCCCGTTCGATATTCGTCCCATTCGATATTCGTCCCATTCACTGtcttgtttttttgttttgattcaATAAACAACAATCCTTATACTTAATACTAATTGAATGTATCCTAAACAATACACATGTAGGGGAAATTAGTCCAAAACGGGGACACGGGGCTTACTCCGTCATACCGTGCTTGGTCTAAGACCAGGGCACAGTAGTATGGCTTCTTAGATAGTTTCAGACTGATAAAAGCTTTGGCAACTGCTGGCAACCTTCttcagaataggactaat
This window harbors:
- the LOC134676547 gene encoding uncharacterized protein LOC134676547, giving the protein MAEYIKADRERKQIRRLFNRTATALEQKILEQDVSAVEVDFLYLTEKFNRLRVLDEVIQNLQAAKTDFDEEEFTKEVDEAEEFLTKYVYFKHKYHILKPDVKETNHTMTMTAVPENKKNFKLPKIEIKKFDDDPKKWIQFWGQYKKIHEDRSITEEDKFQYLLQSLKDDSNARVLVESFPPSAGNYPKALEQLKNRYGREEMLVEVYIRELLNMVLAQVRGELVLDLRTLHDRISTYLHALETLKVTKDRYDAMLFPLIESAMPEQVLLAYSRAQSQSTQLNQGSERLAQLLKFLENEVQAEERIRLARSDFISSKSPKTVSGSDIQPTATCLTTKVTMERGKECCYFCDKENHTVNECSKGVDLTLDEKKELIKKKGGCYICLKRGHMAKQCRAFLKCIACKRRHLVVLCPDLHSEKNKDIEVSKKPNENVTLCQDITTTLLQTVVAVVEYGGKKKKVRILIDGGSQRTYIKTSLAEELNLKVIGQEQIGHTLFGAIQTEPEVYNKYEFKVSSLDNSSDITIKALAKNTTLCGVLPKVDDKKVMQKLNNLNVQLSDIENDIVDIGILIGSDYMGAVISGTIIYLENNLFAMKTKLGWTLQGPTLSAYSCTVLQTCFSQTNNITDLWSIELLGIKDPQEKREQEEILKSFNDNISEAESGRYEVNLLWKEDTPDLKPNYDQAFKRLQITSKKLEKTGNLQAYDEVFQEWEKEGIIEEVKDDDKGKGHYLAHRPVIKMSSNTTKVRPVYDASMKDQNGWSLNDCMDKESKELMNMGKFDLRGWVTAPKRIDDTITVPVLGMIWNTAQDDLECSVNLKHGIKDRITKRELLSITQQVFDPLGLVSPVTLIPKLITQKAWLNNTGWDEPIPEELEKEFKEWLDTLHYINQCRFPRRLTSAPIEECETSVHVMCDASKDAYAGCIFLRTQHGDQVNVQLVLAKSRVTPTKRKMSLPRAELMGCLIASRLFTEVVNSGLLTLCKNYEVFCWTDSAVAWAWLKRQKSWKPFVSNRVTEICKNTKKEDWYHLPGNANPADLPSRGCDARTLLESRWWEGPQWLRLEKDKWPKSNINDIPIDEKAVCDEEIKRATINVDTNTLPFSKRLMYFSKYNKIVRLVAWLLRMNPTLRHRFSSRKEDIGNDEYRYAELVLTRLVQKESFEDKANIPRKLRTEVDENGIIKVKTRLDFSNESKDFICPVLLSGKNEIVQRLVLYRHLKLNHAGTLTMMTDLRNTYWILNIRRLSKKIVAQCIICKRYKCKSYRVPEAPLPTDRTEATAAFQVTGIDLAGPLYLIHNQKCWIVLFTCATYRAIHLELVESLSTASFIMALRRFLARRGRVSVIWTDNGTNFQGTANLLQNIDWAKVESSTASQSIQWKFIPPGSPWWGGWWERIIRVVKEMLRRILGKASVNWIELSTIICDCEATINSRPITYIETEDDSLRPLTPQMFLQGLSNNETPDLDKIDAENLGQRYQYLQKLRQDFRQRFKTEYLSLLSSKNYRNDVKEPQVGDVVLIETDMTRLHWPIGVIEKVYVGNDGFTRVAKVRTGTGAKVRACQKLYPLELSADSLKEVETGKLDLITEPGVSRDATEPSSDDSPNPIPVETRRGRVIKIPQRYLN